One window of Phycisphaeraceae bacterium genomic DNA carries:
- a CDS encoding ABC transporter ATP-binding protein gives MSPFWIFAKGMFRDRAALIGSVAFAFISAGSMGGGLVAIAPVLKTLLEPGGRSLQDLAREQAAKGPLKGRIPESILDAIPTDPFQGLVLIIAGLGVLTVVGGTANFLHQFLSLTVVQRTITRMRRDLFHKVIRLPLKDIVTDGPSDTISRIVNDTAAVGGGLTALVSKALSQVTKGIAAFLAALILDWRLTLVSLVVAPLLYTVIRKLGKRIRRASRAALEQQSGLYAATAEALQGLRVVKVHTTERYESGRFHRINKEAMKQAMRVRTARALASPLVEVLTIVVLGGLALVAFKAILDGKLNASDFLGVFIALGAAGASIKPLTGLSNDIQQSYAAADRVMALLQAAPEQGHDPSLTRLSRHARSIEFKDVRFSYPNALRPAIDGVTLRIEHGETIAVVGPNGCGKTSLLALVPRLFEPQEGRIEIDGHDIASVSIRSLRRQIGVVTQETVLFRGTIRSNIAYGAENATEERILDASRRARADDFISRLPRGYDTPVGEQGLTLSGGQRQRIAIARAILRDPAILILDEATSMIDADSEAKIAEAVAEFSNGRTCLIVAHRLSTVVNADRIVVMDGGKVVDVGRHDELLDRCEVYQLIARKQLVPA, from the coding sequence CAGGCGGCCAAAGGGCCGCTGAAGGGCCGCATCCCGGAATCGATCCTCGATGCCATTCCGACCGACCCGTTCCAGGGGTTGGTGCTGATCATCGCCGGGCTTGGCGTTCTCACGGTCGTCGGCGGCACGGCCAACTTTCTTCACCAGTTCCTTTCTCTGACGGTTGTCCAACGCACCATCACGCGCATGCGTCGCGATCTCTTTCATAAGGTCATCCGGCTTCCGCTCAAGGACATCGTGACCGACGGTCCGAGCGACACGATCAGCCGCATCGTCAACGACACGGCGGCGGTGGGGGGTGGGCTGACGGCTCTGGTCTCCAAGGCCCTGTCGCAGGTGACCAAGGGAATCGCGGCGTTTCTCGCGGCGCTTATTCTCGATTGGCGGCTGACGCTGGTCTCGCTCGTCGTTGCGCCGCTGCTGTACACCGTTATTCGGAAGCTCGGGAAGCGCATTCGGCGGGCGTCTCGGGCGGCGTTGGAGCAGCAGTCGGGGCTCTATGCCGCGACGGCCGAGGCCCTTCAGGGGCTGCGTGTGGTGAAGGTTCACACGACGGAGCGTTACGAGTCGGGGCGATTCCATCGCATCAACAAGGAGGCGATGAAGCAGGCGATGCGTGTGCGCACGGCGCGGGCTCTGGCGAGTCCGCTGGTGGAGGTGCTGACGATCGTGGTTCTCGGTGGTCTTGCGCTGGTCGCGTTCAAGGCGATTCTCGACGGGAAGCTCAACGCTTCGGACTTTCTGGGCGTTTTCATCGCGCTCGGGGCGGCGGGGGCGTCGATCAAGCCGTTGACGGGGCTGTCGAATGACATCCAGCAGTCTTATGCCGCGGCGGATCGGGTCATGGCGCTTCTTCAGGCAGCGCCCGAGCAGGGGCACGACCCATCGCTCACGCGGCTTTCTCGTCACGCGCGGTCGATCGAGTTCAAGGATGTTCGGTTCTCGTATCCGAACGCGCTTCGGCCGGCGATCGACGGTGTCACGCTGCGCATCGAGCATGGTGAGACCATCGCGGTGGTCGGTCCGAACGGATGCGGGAAGACGTCGCTGCTTGCGCTTGTGCCTCGGTTGTTTGAGCCGCAGGAAGGGCGCATCGAGATCGACGGGCACGACATCGCGTCGGTGTCGATCCGCTCGCTGCGCCGTCAGATCGGCGTGGTGACGCAGGAGACGGTGCTTTTTCGCGGGACGATCCGGTCCAACATCGCGTATGGGGCGGAGAATGCGACGGAGGAGCGGATTCTGGACGCGTCGAGGCGGGCGCGTGCGGATGATTTCATTTCGAGGTTGCCTCGCGGGTATGACACGCCGGTGGGCGAGCAGGGGCTGACGCTCTCGGGCGGGCAGCGGCAGCGGATCGCGATCGCGCGGGCGATTCTGCGCGATCCGGCGATCCTGATCCTTGATGAGGCGACGAGCATGATCGATGCGGACTCGGAGGCGAAGATCGCCGAGGCCGTGGCGGAGTTCTCGAACGGGCGGACGTGCCTGATCGTGGCCCACCGGCTGTCAACGGTGGTGAACGCGGACCGCATCGTGGTGATGGATGGAGGGAAGGTCGTGGATGTGGGGCGCCACGATGAGCTGCTGGACCGGTGCGAGGTGTACCAGTTGATCGCGCGGAAGCAGCTGGTGCCGGCGTAG
- a CDS encoding helix-turn-helix domain-containing protein, whose product MSFTVLGRRSGVALSTVRRILGGRLADPSDPRVIAVADALGILPDGGSVPVQTTCERQARIKAEQVARLVQGTCALEDAAVDQATYQEMIELTYGEMLAGSPRRLWAR is encoded by the coding sequence ATGTCATTCACTGTACTTGGCAGGCGCAGCGGCGTTGCTCTGTCAACCGTTCGGCGCATCCTGGGCGGTCGCCTGGCCGACCCGTCCGATCCGCGAGTGATCGCTGTTGCCGACGCGCTGGGCATTCTGCCCGATGGCGGTTCCGTTCCAGTGCAGACGACGTGCGAGCGTCAGGCCCGAATTAAGGCCGAGCAGGTCGCGAGACTCGTGCAGGGAACCTGTGCGCTCGAGGATGCCGCGGTCGATCAAGCCACGTACCAAGAGATGATTGAGTTGACGTACGGGGAGATGCTCGCGGGATCGCCACGCCGATTGTGGGCGAGATAG
- a CDS encoding NUDIX domain-containing protein — protein MHDRASTCRAWTLGPGTGLRFRLLRSSSPGSEAIDQAWKEMCADNDRLFDGWFLSVEDWSPPEAANGRPGTAQAAASGLFSCRVERYRRLAVAGIVPECASVRLLALTGVVTARDRGGVDHVLLGLRAAKTRMYGGLWEFAPAGGVDPPGEGQTFDSLLLRRVLVRELEEEVGLPAEALGACDPVMVVLNEEARSYDVVMRTKLVIGLEEARRRISGGSWEYERVEWVPVADVHAFVRDHQLVPQGREMVRMLESE, from the coding sequence ATGCACGATCGGGCTTCGACATGCCGCGCATGGACGCTCGGGCCCGGCACAGGGCTGAGATTCCGTCTCCTGCGCTCCTCCTCGCCGGGATCAGAGGCGATCGATCAAGCATGGAAAGAGATGTGCGCTGACAACGACCGCCTCTTCGACGGCTGGTTTCTCAGCGTCGAAGACTGGTCACCACCGGAAGCGGCGAACGGGCGCCCCGGAACCGCACAAGCCGCAGCGTCTGGCCTCTTCTCGTGCCGCGTCGAACGCTACCGACGCCTGGCCGTCGCGGGCATCGTCCCCGAGTGCGCAAGCGTGCGATTGCTCGCACTCACCGGCGTCGTCACCGCCCGCGACCGGGGCGGCGTCGACCACGTCCTCTTGGGCCTCCGCGCCGCAAAAACACGCATGTACGGCGGGCTCTGGGAGTTCGCGCCCGCAGGAGGCGTCGATCCCCCCGGCGAGGGTCAGACGTTCGACTCGCTCCTCCTCCGCCGCGTGCTCGTCCGCGAACTCGAAGAAGAAGTCGGCCTCCCCGCCGAGGCCCTCGGCGCATGCGACCCGGTGATGGTCGTCCTCAACGAAGAGGCCCGCTCCTACGACGTGGTCATGCGCACAAAGCTCGTCATAGGCCTCGAAGAGGCCCGCCGCCGCATCTCGGGCGGCTCCTGGGAATATGAACGCGTCGAGTGGGTCCCCGTCGCCGATGTGCACGCCTTCGTCCGCGACCACCAGCTCGTCCCGCAGGGCAGAGAGATGGTGCGCATGCTGGAGAGTGAGTGA
- a CDS encoding YbaB/EbfC family nucleoid-associated protein, which produces MMFDNLKALGALSALMKNKDKLAESAQRVRLELEHTRVAGEAGGGLVRAVASGDLRLISIDIAPTLGAGIAASENDRAMAHSLIAEAVNDALTKARAKAQEVVKREADALGLPDLSGELGASLGGLLR; this is translated from the coding sequence ATGATGTTCGACAACCTCAAAGCGTTGGGCGCGCTCTCGGCCCTGATGAAGAACAAGGACAAACTCGCCGAGTCCGCGCAGCGTGTGCGCCTCGAGCTGGAGCACACGCGCGTCGCCGGTGAGGCCGGAGGCGGGCTCGTCCGAGCCGTCGCCAGCGGCGATCTCCGCCTCATCTCCATCGACATCGCTCCCACGCTCGGCGCGGGAATCGCCGCGAGCGAGAACGACCGCGCCATGGCCCACTCCCTCATCGCCGAGGCCGTCAACGATGCACTGACAAAGGCCCGTGCCAAAGCACAGGAGGTCGTCAAGCGAGAGGCCGACGCCCTCGGACTGCCCGATCTGTCGGGCGAGTTAGGCGCGTCGCTGGGCGGCCTGCTCCGATAA
- a CDS encoding glycosyltransferase family 9 protein codes for MPPVKPNPSKTLRLLVVCPSWVGDAVMATPSLRMIRRSMPGIFIGLLCKPGIDEVLAGLDTHDEIHVARSSGVMGPKFIAAKVRPRRYDTALLLTNSFSTALIARIAGIPRRIGYDRDARGMLLTDRLHAPKRPDGSWAPIPACLYYHRAACALLGIDGHDAEYLPADAQLELAVTPEQHQAAEEILASAGVEPGGRVALLNPGGNNPAKRWPPDRFARVAERLIEQHGMRVLVNGAPGERDVISTVINDVREPLRDRCAALCDMGVNLGSLKGIVRRSSIMVTNDTGPRHIAGAFGVKLVTLFGPTDHRWTTIPTRPGGEELVLVADPSLPAAELANDHPERCRIERITTDSVIAGLDALLAARDGGT; via the coding sequence ATGCCACCCGTAAAGCCCAACCCGAGCAAGACGCTGCGACTCCTGGTTGTGTGCCCATCATGGGTTGGCGATGCGGTCATGGCCACGCCCTCGCTCCGGATGATCCGCAGGAGCATGCCCGGCATCTTCATCGGCCTTCTCTGCAAGCCGGGTATCGACGAGGTCCTCGCGGGGCTCGACACCCACGATGAGATCCACGTCGCCCGGAGCTCCGGCGTCATGGGGCCGAAGTTCATCGCCGCAAAGGTACGCCCCCGCCGCTACGACACCGCCCTGCTGCTCACCAACTCCTTCTCAACCGCGCTCATCGCACGAATCGCTGGCATCCCGCGCCGCATCGGGTACGACCGCGATGCACGAGGCATGCTGCTGACCGATCGCCTCCACGCGCCAAAGCGTCCCGATGGTTCGTGGGCGCCGATCCCCGCCTGCCTCTACTACCACCGGGCGGCGTGCGCGCTGCTCGGCATCGATGGGCACGACGCCGAGTATCTACCCGCCGATGCGCAGCTCGAACTCGCCGTCACGCCGGAACAGCATCAAGCAGCCGAGGAGATACTCGCAAGCGCGGGGGTCGAGCCCGGCGGACGTGTCGCGCTCCTGAACCCGGGCGGGAACAACCCCGCCAAGCGCTGGCCCCCCGATCGGTTCGCTCGTGTCGCCGAGCGATTGATCGAACAGCACGGCATGCGCGTGCTCGTCAACGGCGCACCCGGCGAGCGCGACGTCATCAGCACCGTGATCAACGACGTGCGCGAGCCCCTTCGGGATCGCTGCGCCGCGTTGTGCGACATGGGCGTGAATCTCGGCTCGCTCAAGGGGATCGTCCGCCGGTCCTCGATCATGGTGACGAACGACACCGGGCCTCGCCACATCGCCGGCGCGTTCGGCGTGAAACTCGTCACGCTCTTCGGCCCGACGGACCACCGCTGGACCACGATCCCGACGCGCCCCGGGGGCGAAGAACTTGTGCTCGTCGCCGATCCGTCGCTCCCCGCGGCGGAACTGGCCAACGACCATCCGGAACGCTGCCGCATCGAGCGGATCACGACCGACTCAGTCATCGCGGGTCTGGACGCGCTCCTCGCGGCACGAGACGGAGGAACATGA
- a CDS encoding HAD-IIIA family hydrolase, giving the protein MAARMLVGVWGAEASDHAHNPGVRPAVFLDRDDTLIENRELPWSEIGTPRGDLCDPAYVRLLPGVREACERMVNADFVLVVVSNQGLVARGVGTLADVARTNERLLELLTSEPTGRPLIERVYVCPYHPNGTVPPYNVEHPLRKPAPGMILQATQELDLHLARSWLVGDAPRDIEAGQAAGIDPARCLLVGPGRELPDLHAATRVILGA; this is encoded by the coding sequence ATGGCCGCTCGGATGTTGGTTGGGGTGTGGGGCGCAGAGGCGTCGGATCATGCCCATAATCCGGGTGTGCGACCAGCCGTCTTCCTTGATCGCGATGACACACTGATCGAGAACCGGGAACTCCCTTGGTCCGAGATCGGCACCCCACGCGGCGACCTCTGCGATCCGGCGTATGTGCGCCTCCTGCCGGGCGTGCGGGAGGCATGCGAACGCATGGTGAACGCGGACTTCGTGCTCGTCGTGGTCAGCAATCAGGGGCTTGTCGCGCGCGGTGTCGGCACCCTCGCGGATGTCGCCCGCACCAACGAGCGACTGCTCGAATTGCTCACCTCTGAACCAACAGGCCGCCCCCTGATCGAACGCGTCTACGTCTGCCCATATCACCCCAACGGCACGGTCCCCCCCTACAACGTGGAACATCCGCTGAGAAAGCCCGCGCCGGGGATGATCCTGCAGGCAACACAGGAACTAGATCTGCATCTCGCCCGCTCGTGGCTGGTTGGCGATGCACCACGGGATATCGAGGCCGGGCAGGCGGCGGGAATCGACCCCGCGAGGTGCCTGCTGGTCGGACCGGGCAGAGAACTGCCCGATCTTCATGCCGCCACACGGGTTATCCTCGGAGCGTGA
- a CDS encoding protein kinase, with product MSQQTPGQDRDDDAARSGPGGASANDFSAINSGDMWESAAREPLPASIGKYTIIKELGSGGMGVVYEASQEFPSRRVALKVVRGASPSPTMMRRFAHEAEALAMLQHPGIAQLYEAGFAETPRGKVPFLAMELAIGKPITTHCREEGLNVASRLSLIVSVCEAVEHAHRRGVIHRDLKPGNIVVVPGSGPKVLDFGLARLVAPDTAMTAATGQGELVGTVGYMSPEQLSGDPRAIDTRVDVFALGVVLYEILAGRAAFDIRGKSVVQALEVMRSVEPPTLGRVDPALRGDIEAIVAKAMERDPDRRYSSAAELAADIRRSMSSEPVTARPLTTFYQLGRFARRHRGMVAAASIIVGVIAIGVSATAWQAFEATRERDRARQEAMRATQTRELLERMLRLATPHGTGGLTLTLREMVDTAARELEERIGGIEPLVEADTRRILSEVYGNLGEYAISERQRRRAIEIYEKERGRDSFEAIREIAALSIAVAEQDRGEEAERIARDGLERAERSLGVDSAAAIDLCHSIGYAIGYARPEAWDEMLEWEQRAFERSERSRGKTHPLTQQMAMNMAVTLEQMGRVAEAAPILREVHATRIQTLGLDHPDTMIAENNVITVEANMGNTDVALGMITELERRASRVHGESHPSTLLYLRNKLMLKATVAPPAELIPEARQLYERRLLRFGRDHRQTFEAQGFLANILLLAGSIDEGEAIARDLYPRVLAMFGQDHIETTKAIGLMWDVAEQRDDHGAMRTWADALRGTPYEQEVERQMEAKGLGRVD from the coding sequence ATGAGCCAGCAAACCCCAGGACAAGATCGAGACGACGACGCTGCACGATCCGGCCCGGGCGGAGCGTCCGCGAACGATTTCTCCGCGATCAACTCCGGTGATATGTGGGAGAGCGCGGCGCGGGAGCCCCTGCCCGCGTCGATCGGGAAGTACACGATCATCAAGGAACTCGGCTCCGGCGGGATGGGCGTGGTCTATGAGGCGTCGCAGGAGTTTCCCTCGCGGCGTGTCGCGCTCAAGGTTGTTCGCGGGGCATCGCCCTCGCCGACGATGATGCGGCGATTCGCGCACGAGGCCGAGGCGCTCGCGATGCTCCAGCACCCCGGCATCGCGCAGTTGTACGAGGCGGGTTTCGCGGAGACCCCGCGCGGCAAGGTGCCGTTCCTCGCGATGGAGCTGGCGATCGGCAAGCCGATCACGACCCACTGCCGGGAAGAGGGACTCAACGTTGCGTCACGCCTCTCGCTGATCGTCAGCGTCTGCGAGGCGGTCGAGCACGCGCATCGTCGAGGCGTGATTCATCGAGATCTGAAGCCGGGCAACATCGTCGTTGTCCCCGGGAGCGGCCCGAAGGTGCTCGATTTCGGCCTGGCTCGGCTTGTCGCGCCGGACACCGCGATGACCGCGGCGACCGGGCAGGGGGAGCTGGTCGGCACCGTCGGCTACATGAGCCCGGAGCAACTGTCGGGCGATCCGCGTGCGATCGACACACGCGTCGATGTCTTTGCGCTCGGGGTCGTGCTGTATGAGATCCTCGCGGGGCGTGCGGCGTTTGATATCCGGGGGAAGTCCGTCGTGCAGGCGCTCGAGGTCATGCGGTCTGTCGAGCCGCCGACACTGGGGCGTGTCGATCCCGCGCTGCGTGGCGACATCGAGGCGATTGTTGCCAAGGCGATGGAGCGTGATCCCGATCGGCGGTACTCGTCTGCGGCGGAACTCGCGGCAGATATCCGTCGCTCGATGTCGAGTGAGCCGGTGACGGCCCGGCCGCTGACGACGTTCTACCAGTTGGGGCGGTTCGCGCGTCGGCACCGCGGCATGGTCGCTGCGGCTTCGATCATCGTGGGCGTGATCGCGATCGGCGTTTCCGCGACTGCGTGGCAGGCCTTCGAGGCGACGAGGGAGCGTGATCGCGCCCGCCAGGAGGCCATGCGGGCGACGCAGACCCGCGAGTTGCTGGAGCGGATGCTTCGCCTGGCGACGCCCCACGGAACGGGCGGGCTGACGCTGACGCTGCGGGAGATGGTTGACACTGCGGCGCGCGAGCTGGAGGAGCGGATCGGCGGCATCGAGCCGCTGGTTGAAGCGGACACGCGTCGGATCCTCTCCGAGGTCTACGGCAACCTGGGCGAGTACGCGATCTCGGAGCGGCAGAGGCGGCGCGCCATCGAGATCTACGAGAAGGAGCGGGGGCGCGATTCGTTCGAGGCGATTCGCGAGATCGCTGCCTTGTCGATCGCCGTCGCCGAGCAGGACCGGGGCGAGGAGGCCGAGCGCATCGCGCGCGACGGGCTCGAGCGGGCCGAGCGGTCGCTCGGGGTTGATTCAGCGGCCGCGATCGATCTCTGCCATTCGATCGGGTATGCGATCGGGTACGCCCGTCCCGAGGCGTGGGATGAGATGCTCGAATGGGAGCAAAGGGCATTCGAGCGATCAGAGCGCAGCCGCGGGAAGACGCACCCGCTCACGCAGCAGATGGCGATGAATATGGCTGTCACGCTTGAGCAGATGGGGCGTGTGGCGGAGGCCGCGCCGATCCTGCGGGAAGTGCATGCCACGCGTATCCAGACCCTCGGCCTCGATCATCCGGACACGATGATCGCCGAGAACAACGTGATCACGGTCGAGGCGAACATGGGGAATACCGATGTCGCGCTCGGCATGATCACCGAACTCGAGCGGCGTGCCTCCCGAGTCCACGGCGAGAGCCATCCGAGCACGCTGCTCTATCTTCGCAACAAGCTCATGCTCAAGGCGACTGTCGCGCCGCCGGCCGAGCTGATCCCGGAGGCACGTCAGTTGTACGAGCGTCGGCTTCTGCGCTTCGGGAGGGACCATCGCCAGACGTTCGAGGCCCAGGGGTTCCTCGCGAACATCCTGTTGCTGGCGGGGAGCATCGACGAGGGAGAGGCGATCGCGAGGGATCTTTACCCGCGCGTGCTTGCCATGTTCGGGCAGGACCACATCGAGACGACGAAGGCGATCGGGCTCATGTGGGATGTTGCCGAGCAGCGTGACGATCACGGGGCGATGCGCACATGGGCAGACGCTCTCCGAGGCACGCCGTACGAGCAGGAAGTCGAGCGCCAGATGGAGGCCAAGGGGCTCGGGCGAGTGGACTGA
- a CDS encoding aminotransferase class I/II-fold pyridoxal phosphate-dependent enzyme, whose protein sequence is MPTPFDVRAAATLHALRDGGQYKHLQTIDGPMDAVVRLKQPDGSFRDTLCFCSNNYLGLANHPEVVEAGVKALKDYGAGTASVRFICGTFGPHHDLEQLIARMMGTEASYTFVSAWTANEAIFPTLCEPGDIIISDELNHACIIDSIRLATTIKKGVHKAVYKNNVLTGENSLEQRLAEAAANPAVTGQIWVVTDGVFSMEGSIADLPTMRVLCDKHNAILVVDDSHGHGVMGRTGRGTHEHWGMIDAAHAAPTRTNRVDMFSGTLGKALGGGAGGFVAGTRDAIDMLIQRGRPTLFSNALPVTVAASARKAIEIMLTEPQRVERLRSNVAYARQKIKQAGFDVLESPTAICPIIVHDTAKAIAMSKRLLEMGVFVIGFGYPVVPEGHARLRCQISAAHTTEHIDTLVDALRRL, encoded by the coding sequence ATGCCCACACCATTCGACGTTCGTGCCGCCGCCACCCTCCATGCTCTCCGCGACGGAGGGCAGTACAAGCACCTCCAGACCATCGACGGACCCATGGACGCGGTGGTTCGTCTGAAACAGCCGGACGGCTCCTTCCGCGACACCCTCTGCTTCTGCTCGAACAACTACCTTGGCCTCGCGAACCACCCGGAGGTTGTCGAGGCCGGCGTCAAGGCCCTGAAAGACTACGGCGCTGGCACCGCATCCGTCCGCTTCATCTGCGGCACATTCGGCCCGCACCACGATCTCGAGCAGCTCATCGCTCGCATGATGGGAACCGAAGCGTCATACACCTTCGTCTCCGCGTGGACCGCGAACGAGGCGATCTTCCCGACGCTCTGCGAGCCGGGCGACATCATCATCTCGGACGAACTCAACCACGCCTGCATCATCGATTCCATCCGCCTCGCGACGACCATCAAGAAGGGCGTTCACAAGGCCGTCTACAAGAACAACGTGCTGACGGGCGAGAACTCACTCGAGCAGCGCCTCGCCGAGGCCGCGGCAAACCCCGCCGTCACCGGCCAGATCTGGGTCGTGACAGACGGCGTCTTCTCGATGGAGGGCTCCATCGCCGACCTGCCGACCATGCGCGTCCTCTGCGATAAGCACAACGCCATCCTCGTCGTCGACGACTCGCACGGGCACGGCGTCATGGGACGCACCGGACGCGGCACACACGAACACTGGGGAATGATCGACGCCGCACACGCCGCGCCGACCCGCACCAACCGCGTCGATATGTTCAGCGGCACGCTCGGCAAGGCCCTGGGAGGCGGCGCAGGAGGTTTCGTCGCCGGAACACGCGACGCGATCGACATGCTGATCCAGCGCGGCAGGCCGACACTCTTCTCGAACGCGCTCCCGGTGACGGTCGCGGCGTCGGCGCGGAAGGCGATCGAAATCATGCTCACGGAGCCGCAGCGCGTCGAGCGCCTTCGTTCCAACGTCGCCTACGCACGCCAGAAGATCAAGCAGGCAGGGTTCGACGTGCTCGAATCACCGACCGCGATCTGTCCGATCATCGTCCACGACACGGCCAAGGCGATCGCCATGTCCAAGCGCCTGCTTGAAATGGGCGTCTTCGTCATCGGCTTCGGCTACCCGGTCGTGCCCGAGGGCCACGCCCGGCTGCGCTGCCAGATCTCCGCAGCGCACACGACCGAGCATATCGACACCCTGGTGGATGCACTCCGCCGCCTGTGA
- a CDS encoding alpha/beta fold hydrolase, producing the protein MKATRSIVQSRATLIAILAGLAAVGLPAHAAPAKPADPPKGKIGKYDNNAALTQRANGEKTLVVMIHGFDDTPAMWGNLHASMNRRLPNGINILPAGTAVWEYDWRTDAAGTFGPGLLNKPANFVDAIGTTGGQADNLLHQIITKGRIGGEGQWDHVHLISHSLGAPINELAARGLKKYGVKTVQQTFLDPAIDPDGAMGKWFGGTADVAENYFAPGGALGYVGFTGHTFKSAVNVNVAATTRYIPAVQPNEHHKWPVEWYDEGIRGSGVVDLGPVPKSGYGRFGWGYSYERAMERDNAWPVVDASKHNRGRLITIGNQGWLDSNDKLSVLPEQERTPGVTVDSSAGMATVRTTGDRITGLDLEAMGAAPSWMVLNVDTRNNGPVDAMTFSYSFADSGPSQRDGMFSVLVAYEFEGAFQWLEIFSARQSFNLAGSEDQSSGPVSLWQTFESGEYAVAFVFESLDGQLSGVSVNDITFWNYNAVPAPGATALVGMGCLVASRRRRV; encoded by the coding sequence ATGAAAGCCACACGCTCCATCGTTCAGAGCCGCGCCACGCTGATCGCGATCCTCGCGGGGTTGGCCGCCGTCGGCCTGCCCGCGCACGCCGCGCCAGCCAAGCCCGCCGACCCGCCCAAGGGCAAGATCGGCAAGTACGACAACAACGCGGCCCTGACCCAACGGGCCAACGGTGAGAAGACACTGGTCGTCATGATCCACGGATTCGACGACACGCCCGCGATGTGGGGCAACCTTCACGCGTCCATGAACAGGAGACTTCCCAACGGAATCAACATTCTCCCCGCGGGGACTGCGGTCTGGGAGTATGACTGGCGGACGGATGCCGCGGGCACGTTCGGCCCCGGTCTCCTGAACAAGCCGGCGAACTTCGTTGACGCCATCGGGACAACCGGTGGTCAGGCCGACAATCTCCTGCACCAGATCATCACGAAGGGGCGTATCGGCGGCGAGGGGCAATGGGACCACGTCCACCTGATCTCGCACAGTCTGGGCGCGCCGATCAACGAGTTAGCGGCTCGCGGGCTGAAGAAGTACGGCGTGAAGACGGTCCAGCAGACCTTCCTTGATCCCGCGATCGACCCTGATGGTGCGATGGGCAAGTGGTTCGGTGGCACGGCGGATGTTGCGGAGAACTACTTCGCGCCAGGCGGCGCCCTCGGCTATGTGGGCTTCACGGGGCACACGTTCAAGTCCGCCGTCAACGTCAATGTCGCGGCGACCACGCGGTACATCCCCGCGGTCCAGCCCAACGAGCACCACAAGTGGCCGGTCGAGTGGTACGACGAGGGCATCCGCGGCTCCGGCGTCGTGGACCTCGGGCCGGTGCCCAAGTCGGGGTACGGCAGGTTCGGATGGGGGTACTCCTACGAGCGAGCGATGGAGCGCGACAACGCATGGCCCGTGGTGGACGCCTCGAAGCACAATCGCGGCCGGCTGATCACGATCGGCAATCAGGGATGGCTCGACTCAAACGACAAACTCAGCGTTCTGCCCGAGCAGGAAAGGACGCCGGGCGTCACGGTCGACTCGAGCGCGGGAATGGCGACAGTGCGCACGACGGGAGATCGCATCACGGGGCTCGACCTCGAAGCGATGGGGGCGGCGCCGTCCTGGATGGTCCTGAACGTCGACACTCGGAACAACGGTCCCGTGGATGCCATGACGTTCTCGTATTCGTTCGCGGACAGCGGTCCGAGCCAGCGCGACGGGATGTTCTCAGTGCTTGTCGCCTACGAGTTTGAGGGCGCGTTCCAGTGGCTGGAGATCTTCTCCGCACGCCAGTCCTTCAATCTTGCCGGCTCTGAGGATCAGTCCAGCGGGCCGGTGTCGCTCTGGCAGACGTTCGAGAGCGGCGAGTACGCCGTCGCGTTCGTCTTCGAGTCGCTGGATGGCCAGCTGTCGGGCGTCTCGGTCAATGACATCACGTTCTGGAACTACAACGCGGTCCCCGCTCCCGGCGCGACCGCGCTCGTCGGCATGGGGTGCCTCGTCGCGAGCCGCCGTCGCAGGGTGTGA